The Neorhodopirellula lusitana genome segment CCGGCTTCGACACCGCTGAGCACTTCTTGTCGCCCAGGAATCCCCAGCTGCCCAATTTTGACGAGTCGTCGTTCGATGTTTCCATCGGGCAGTACCACATCGACAAACTCAAGCTGCCCGACCTCAATCAACGCATCCGTGTTCAGGCACAGGTGTCTGCGCTCTCCCGCCGGAATCAAAAGCCGTCCGAACATGCCTTCGTACAAATCGTCTGTCTTGGGCAGACTTGCCTTGACCAGAAACGAACGACTCGGCGCGTCAGCTTGCGGCACGATCTCATCCACGGTCGCGTTGTATTCTCGCTGGTGCGCGTCAACAAATACTTTCAGTTCGTCTCCCGGATGCAACTTGACGGCCAAATGTTCCATCACCGGTGCCTCCAGTCGCAACGATGTCGCATCGTAGAGAACCAAGATCGGCACGCCGGGCTGCGAGATGTCGCCGGGTTCGGCCAACCGATCGACTATCCTTCCGCTCTTGGCCGCTTTGATGGTTGTGTACGACAGCATCACCTCGGATTCGGAAACCGCCTGGCGAGCACGAGCCTCATCGGCCAACGTAACCTGAACGTCGCGAGAAGCGGTGTCAAACTCGGAACGTGACGCGGCGTTCTGTTTATTGAGCGTTTCGATTCTCGCAAATTGTTTTTCCGCCTGTTTCCGATTTGCGATGGCCGCGTCGAGAGCCCGTTTAGCTTGGTCAAGTCGCGATTGGTATTCTTGGTCATCGAGGCGGATCAGGACTTGGCCTTTTTCAACCTGGTCACCTGCCACGACCGTAATGTCCTCGATGGTCGCCATGATTTTCGACGAGACCACCGTGCGGCTCGATGCCTTTAGCGTTCCAATGGCTTCTTCGATCGTCGACTTTTCGATTTCGTGAACCATATCGGTCGGCTGATCCGTGAGCCGATTGACATTTTGATCCGTACGCCCCGGCTGGACTTTGGCTTCAAAGACACCAGAAAGCCAACCAATCGTGACGACCAGAACGGCGAGTCCAGCGACCACCGTCAACACTCGAGTCACGCCGCCCATCCATTTGCCAAACTTCATTGACTTCATGATTGATCTTTCGTTTCCGAGTTTTTTGCGAACATCACGGACTCAATGCCCGGGATGAAGCGAATGGCGACTTGAATCATACTGTGATCGTTGCGGTCGGCTTCCGGACAAAATAGCGTGACCCGTCCGTCATGAATCTTTTGCAGGACACAAGCGTTGAAGCCGAGGCGTGTGAGCGTTCGCCGGACACGATCGGTTGGTGTGGGATCAGAGGTT includes the following:
- a CDS encoding efflux RND transporter periplasmic adaptor subunit encodes the protein MKSMKFGKWMGGVTRVLTVVAGLAVLVVTIGWLSGVFEAKVQPGRTDQNVNRLTDQPTDMVHEIEKSTIEEAIGTLKASSRTVVSSKIMATIEDITVVAGDQVEKGQVLIRLDDQEYQSRLDQAKRALDAAIANRKQAEKQFARIETLNKQNAASRSEFDTASRDVQVTLADEARARQAVSESEVMLSYTTIKAAKSGRIVDRLAEPGDISQPGVPILVLYDATSLRLEAPVMEHLAVKLHPGDELKVFVDAHQREYNATVDEIVPQADAPSRSFLVKASLPKTDDLYEGMFGRLLIPAGERRHLCLNTDALIEVGQLEFVDVVLPDGNIERRLVKIGQLGIPGRQEVLSGVEAGERVLIHGKEAADVQSH